A window of the Halopseudomonas phragmitis genome harbors these coding sequences:
- the rimI gene encoding ribosomal protein S18-alanine N-acetyltransferase: protein MSAVRFRPMTEADIDAVLKVEFAAFSHPWTRGIFLDCLKSGYECWLMFAGDQQVGHGVLMTAGDESHLLNITVKPENQGNGLGLQLLEHLMQQARARQAEVAFLEVRESNQSAFRLYERFGFNEIGRRKGYYPAVGGREDALVMAYSLLD, encoded by the coding sequence ATGAGTGCAGTGCGTTTTCGGCCGATGACCGAGGCCGATATCGATGCGGTTCTGAAAGTCGAGTTTGCCGCCTTCAGCCATCCCTGGACCCGGGGAATTTTTCTCGATTGCCTGAAATCCGGTTACGAGTGCTGGCTGATGTTTGCCGGCGATCAGCAAGTCGGGCATGGTGTGCTGATGACGGCTGGCGATGAGTCTCATCTGCTCAATATCACTGTCAAGCCGGAGAATCAGGGCAATGGCCTGGGTTTGCAGTTACTCGAGCATTTGATGCAGCAGGCCCGGGCACGCCAGGCTGAGGTGGCGTTTCTGGAAGTGCGTGAATCGAATCAGAGTGCTTTCCGTCTCTATGAGCGTTTTGGTTTTAACGAAATTGGTCGACGCAAAGGCTATTACCCGGCAGTCGGTGGGCGTGAGGATGCCCTGGTCATGGCCTACTCGTTGCTTGATTAG
- a CDS encoding long-chain-fatty-acid--CoA ligase: MFDRHYQVWPDQVPRQLELPNTNLFHNITVSALRYPEHPAILYYGSAISYRQLLTEAEALAGYLQQAGVKAGDRVLLYMQNSPQYIIGFFAILRANAVVVPVNPMNRSAELAYLIDDTQAQVALCAEELLEFIAPQVGISHLREILVTAYSEYLSEPTDLSLPEAVLLKPSASVSTGVTRWQQALAAACAPPPLSAGPDDLAVIPYSSGTTGNPKGCAHTHHSVLASAVYGAVWTNAQHDVVHLVSVPMFHVTGMQSCMNSTLYVGGTLVVMTRWDRKVAAELIQRHQVTTWRNISTMVVDMLSDPDIDNYDISSLRGIGGGGAAMPAAVAHKLEAKTGLIYMEGYGLSETMAATHANPFQACKAQCLGIPTIGVDSRVINVDTLEQLGPHETGEIVMAGEQIFQGYWNKPEATAEAFIELDGKRFFRSGDLGYYDEQGYFFLVDRVKRMINASGYKVWPAEVESLMYAHPAIREVCIISMPHPRRGETVKAVVVPAADQQPSGEDIITWCHEHMAAYKCPEVVELVDSIPRSATGKIMWRQLQEQEWAKATQPA, translated from the coding sequence ATGTTCGATCGGCACTATCAGGTATGGCCGGATCAGGTACCCAGGCAGCTTGAACTGCCCAACACCAATCTGTTCCACAACATCACGGTATCGGCGCTGCGCTACCCCGAGCACCCGGCGATCCTGTACTACGGCTCGGCAATCAGCTATCGCCAACTGCTCACCGAGGCCGAAGCACTGGCTGGCTATCTGCAGCAGGCCGGCGTCAAGGCCGGCGACCGTGTCCTGCTGTATATGCAGAACAGCCCGCAGTACATCATCGGCTTCTTCGCCATCCTGCGCGCCAATGCTGTCGTGGTGCCGGTCAACCCGATGAACCGCAGCGCCGAACTGGCCTATCTGATCGACGATACCCAGGCCCAGGTCGCACTCTGCGCCGAAGAACTGCTGGAGTTCATCGCCCCGCAAGTAGGCATCAGCCATCTGCGAGAAATACTGGTCACGGCCTATAGCGAATACCTGAGCGAGCCGACCGACTTGTCGCTACCCGAAGCGGTTCTGCTCAAGCCCAGTGCTAGCGTTTCAACTGGAGTGACCCGCTGGCAACAGGCCCTGGCAGCCGCTTGTGCACCACCACCTCTGAGTGCCGGCCCCGATGATCTGGCGGTAATCCCCTACAGCTCCGGCACCACAGGCAATCCCAAGGGCTGCGCCCACACCCATCACAGCGTACTGGCCTCAGCGGTATACGGTGCGGTCTGGACCAACGCCCAGCATGACGTGGTACACCTGGTCTCAGTCCCGATGTTTCACGTCACCGGCATGCAGTCGTGCATGAACAGCACCCTGTATGTCGGCGGCACGCTTGTGGTGATGACTCGCTGGGACCGCAAGGTCGCCGCCGAACTGATCCAGCGCCACCAGGTCACCACCTGGCGCAACATCTCGACCATGGTAGTCGACATGCTAAGCGACCCAGATATCGATAACTACGATATCAGCAGCCTGCGAGGCATCGGTGGCGGTGGCGCGGCCATGCCAGCCGCCGTTGCACATAAGCTAGAGGCCAAGACCGGGCTGATTTACATGGAGGGCTATGGCCTATCGGAAACCATGGCCGCCACCCACGCCAATCCGTTCCAGGCCTGCAAGGCCCAGTGCCTGGGTATCCCAACCATCGGAGTGGATTCGCGAGTGATCAACGTCGATACCCTGGAGCAGCTTGGCCCGCATGAAACTGGCGAAATCGTCATGGCCGGCGAGCAGATCTTCCAAGGCTACTGGAACAAGCCCGAAGCCACCGCCGAAGCCTTCATCGAACTGGATGGCAAGCGCTTCTTCCGCTCCGGCGATCTGGGCTATTACGACGAACAGGGCTATTTTTTCCTGGTCGACCGGGTCAAACGCATGATCAACGCCTCTGGCTACAAGGTCTGGCCCGCCGAAGTCGAGTCGCTGATGTATGCCCACCCAGCCATCCGCGAGGTCTGCATCATATCTATGCCGCATCCTCGCCGGGGTGAAACGGTCAAGGCAGTTGTGGTCCCGGCCGCCGATCAGCAACCCAGCGGCGAAGACATCATCACCTGGTGCCATGAACACATGGCTGCCTACAAGTGTCCGGAAGTCGTCGAACTGGTCGACAGCATCCCGCGCTCGGCGACTGGCAAGATCATGTGGCGTCAGCTACAGGAACAGGAATGGGCCAAAGCCACTCAGCCGGCCTGA
- the can gene encoding carbonate dehydratase, whose translation MPDLKQLFVNNRQWAEAIKEEDPEFFSKLAGQQAPEYLWIGCADSRVPANEIVGLLPGELFVHRNVANVVLHTDLNCLSVMQYAVDVLKVKHIIVTGHYGCGGVQAAMRNRQLGLIDGWLRSIRDLYYENWDRLEKLPDDETKLDRMCELNVIQQVANVSHSSIVQNAWHRGQDLAVHGFIYGIKDGHLKNLNVTVRGLEQIPEQYRLSLP comes from the coding sequence ATGCCGGATCTGAAGCAGTTGTTCGTCAATAACCGGCAATGGGCCGAAGCGATCAAAGAAGAAGACCCCGAGTTTTTCAGCAAGCTGGCTGGCCAGCAGGCCCCCGAGTATCTGTGGATCGGCTGCGCTGACTCGCGGGTACCGGCCAATGAAATCGTTGGCTTGTTGCCGGGTGAGCTGTTCGTCCATCGCAATGTTGCCAACGTGGTGTTGCATACCGACCTCAATTGTCTGTCGGTCATGCAATACGCCGTCGATGTGCTCAAGGTCAAGCACATCATTGTCACCGGCCATTATGGTTGTGGCGGCGTGCAGGCGGCGATGCGCAACCGCCAGTTAGGACTGATCGATGGCTGGCTGCGCTCGATTCGCGATCTGTACTACGAAAACTGGGATCGGCTTGAGAAACTGCCGGACGACGAAACCAAGCTTGATCGGATGTGCGAGTTGAATGTGATTCAGCAGGTCGCCAATGTCAGTCACAGCAGCATTGTCCAGAATGCCTGGCACCGCGGTCAGGATCTAGCGGTGCATGGCTTTATTTATGGGATCAAGGACGGCCATCTGAAAAACCTCAATGTAACTGTCCGGGGGCTGGAGCAGATTCCCGAACAGTACCGGTTGAGCTTGCCTTGA
- a CDS encoding energy transducer TonB: protein MLEPTRLGYLQAMGISSWLPREPLTHAPPRLPAEWPVLAQPPQEPETAAPPSRESLSPGVEAPVIRRRPELVRPGRAVEAPVPPVAEPPVEPADTRSQVALEPFYLQLWLAGPCALLLELPEPGLESGMSARRLLDDIVRAAGLPGVRLLADFRWPLSRNPQFDRSAQAAHLALQAFMQGRLEEQGVVSIGCFGPRAALLGEPVPEQALELFQRELALDQLAPAWFCPELQSLMNEPAEKARLWALLRRVMRRWQERE from the coding sequence ATGCTGGAGCCTACACGACTGGGATATCTGCAAGCCATGGGCATCAGCTCCTGGCTGCCACGCGAGCCACTGACACACGCGCCGCCACGCCTGCCGGCCGAGTGGCCAGTACTGGCGCAGCCGCCGCAGGAGCCCGAGACCGCAGCGCCGCCCTCCCGTGAAAGCCTGTCACCGGGCGTTGAGGCTCCGGTGATCCGGCGCCGGCCTGAGCTGGTCCGTCCGGGGCGGGCGGTCGAAGCACCAGTCCCCCCGGTAGCCGAACCGCCAGTTGAACCCGCGGACACTCGCAGCCAGGTTGCTCTGGAACCGTTCTATCTGCAGCTGTGGCTGGCCGGTCCCTGTGCCCTATTGCTGGAACTGCCGGAACCGGGCCTGGAAAGTGGCATGTCGGCGCGGCGCTTGCTGGACGATATTGTCCGGGCGGCCGGGTTGCCTGGTGTGCGTCTGCTGGCCGATTTCCGCTGGCCGCTGAGCCGTAATCCGCAGTTTGATCGTAGCGCCCAGGCGGCGCATCTGGCCTTGCAGGCTTTCATGCAGGGGCGCCTGGAAGAACAAGGGGTGGTGTCGATCGGCTGCTTCGGTCCGCGTGCGGCGCTGCTGGGCGAGCCGGTCCCTGAGCAGGCGCTTGAGCTGTTCCAGCGTGAGCTGGCTCTGGATCAACTGGCTCCGGCCTGGTTCTGCCCGGAGCTGCAGAGCCTGATGAATGAACCAGCAGAAAAGGCCCGGCTATGGGCGTTGTTGCGCCGGGTCATGCGGCGCTGGCAGGAGCGTGAATGA
- a CDS encoding DUF748 domain-containing protein: protein MEERAKSIATKLLIALFLYCLLGFLLVPGIILHTLNHQLSKLALVPAKVRQVEFNPFTLELTLWHFHLGEPDSPQLAFRRLHANLQLKSLWSGALHLADVELERAHAEVLFNAQGTLNLTQLFELPASEPENDKPEQDGIFPLRIDRLSLISNSLHFQDLRPQEPVEFGYDALDLTLYNLSTLPEDRADMRLLAEGPYGAQLQWQGQVSLSPLGSTGQLQLSDIQFAPFWPYVLETIPLHLKDGQGEFSSHYQLDLAQGTELRLENAQLQVTNLALDSASAQPLLRLGNLEIDISQADLAAQQVLISRLASQDLEAWAAREADGELDWLKLLPSDNGTQPPAEQDHESSEASTTTRPWQLIVEQAQLSNYHLHLQDRQPEQPVALEVGPLNLTLSDFDSLSESPFNLVLDTGLGPQGQLKLQGQAGLNPISANLQTVLSDIDLRLSQSYIAPFINIDLRSGLLDSQLQIALNALEPLNLNVSGDARVRQLHVRDSARERDLLKWQQLSVEAIDYRSDRLKTGLIRIHQPYARLIINDDLSTNFSELLVPQPESTSSANDPGQPLAIQIAGIVIEDGSANFADFSLRPNFATALEQLNGRIGTLDNQRNLAASVNITGKVDRYAPVEIKGELTPFDPLNSLDIATTWRNLELTTLTPYSGKFAGYRIRKGRLNLDLHYRIQQGQLNAANKLLLEDLQLGERVDSSDAVNLPIRLAVALLKDTRGNIDIELPISGDLNNPEFSVMPIVWQTLRNLVLRATQAPFKFIAGLVGASDADLSQISFAPGSVELDTNALQALDTLANALNERPNLALEVEGTSAQDSDGQYIAERRLERAYQELWYQTLQSSGQAVPATAADLQVDDKQKPVLLEAIYRSELGQQPPEEWQELNREERSNQLREALLTYWGHSSQLLRRLAQLRANSIKDYLVDRAGLDAERIYMVDVSSATPATDGSIASLLHLDSR from the coding sequence ATGGAAGAGCGCGCCAAATCCATCGCCACCAAACTGCTGATTGCCCTGTTCCTGTATTGCCTGCTGGGTTTTCTGCTGGTCCCCGGCATCATCCTGCATACCCTCAACCATCAGCTCAGCAAACTGGCGCTGGTCCCGGCCAAGGTCAGACAGGTGGAGTTCAATCCGTTTACCCTGGAGCTGACCCTCTGGCATTTTCACCTGGGCGAACCGGACAGCCCGCAACTGGCTTTCCGCCGCCTGCACGCCAACCTGCAACTCAAGAGCCTGTGGAGCGGTGCCCTGCATCTGGCCGATGTCGAACTGGAACGCGCCCACGCCGAAGTATTGTTCAACGCTCAGGGCACCCTCAACCTGACCCAGTTGTTCGAGCTGCCGGCCAGCGAACCCGAGAACGACAAGCCAGAACAAGACGGCATCTTCCCCCTGCGCATCGATCGCCTGAGCCTGATCAGCAACAGCCTGCACTTTCAGGATCTGCGCCCGCAGGAGCCGGTTGAATTCGGCTATGACGCCCTGGACCTGACCCTTTATAACCTCAGCACCCTGCCTGAAGATCGCGCCGACATGCGCCTGCTTGCCGAAGGCCCCTATGGTGCACAACTGCAATGGCAAGGCCAGGTTAGCCTGAGTCCACTAGGCTCTACCGGCCAGCTACAGCTCAGCGACATTCAGTTTGCGCCGTTCTGGCCCTATGTCCTGGAGACAATTCCTCTGCACCTCAAGGATGGCCAGGGCGAGTTCAGCAGCCACTACCAGCTTGATCTGGCACAAGGCACCGAACTACGCCTGGAAAACGCCCAACTGCAGGTGACCAACCTGGCGCTCGACAGCGCCAGCGCACAGCCCCTGCTGCGCCTGGGCAATCTGGAAATCGATATCAGCCAGGCAGACCTGGCCGCTCAGCAGGTGCTGATCAGCCGCCTTGCCAGCCAGGATCTTGAAGCTTGGGCTGCACGCGAGGCCGATGGCGAACTGGACTGGCTTAAACTCCTGCCCAGTGACAACGGCACGCAGCCACCTGCCGAGCAAGACCACGAAAGCAGTGAGGCCAGCACTACCACCCGGCCCTGGCAACTCATCGTCGAACAGGCGCAATTGAGCAATTACCACCTGCATCTGCAGGACCGCCAGCCCGAGCAACCGGTAGCCCTGGAGGTCGGGCCGCTGAACCTGACGCTGAGCGACTTCGACAGCCTGAGCGAAAGCCCATTCAACCTGGTTCTGGACACCGGCCTGGGGCCCCAGGGCCAGCTTAAGCTGCAAGGACAGGCTGGCCTCAACCCAATCAGCGCCAACCTGCAAACCGTACTCAGCGACATAGACCTGCGCCTGAGCCAGTCCTATATCGCTCCCTTCATCAATATCGACCTGCGTAGCGGCCTGCTCGACAGCCAGTTGCAGATCGCACTGAACGCGCTGGAACCACTGAACCTGAATGTCAGCGGCGATGCTCGTGTACGCCAACTCCATGTACGCGATTCGGCACGCGAGCGCGACCTGCTCAAATGGCAGCAGCTCAGCGTGGAGGCCATCGACTACCGCTCAGACCGACTCAAAACCGGCCTGATTCGTATCCACCAGCCCTATGCCCGCCTGATCATCAATGACGACCTGAGCACCAACTTCAGCGAGTTGCTGGTTCCACAGCCCGAGTCCACCAGCAGCGCAAACGACCCCGGTCAGCCCCTGGCCATCCAGATTGCCGGCATCGTCATCGAAGACGGCTCAGCCAACTTCGCCGATTTCAGTCTCCGGCCGAATTTCGCCACCGCCCTGGAACAGCTCAACGGCCGCATAGGCACGCTCGACAACCAGCGTAATCTGGCAGCCAGTGTCAACATCACCGGCAAGGTCGACCGCTACGCGCCGGTCGAAATCAAGGGCGAACTGACCCCCTTCGATCCACTCAACAGTCTCGACATCGCCACCACCTGGCGCAATCTGGAACTGACCACCCTTACGCCCTACTCCGGCAAGTTCGCCGGCTACCGAATCCGCAAGGGCCGGCTCAATCTGGATCTGCATTACCGTATCCAGCAAGGCCAGCTGAATGCCGCCAACAAGCTGTTGCTCGAAGACTTGCAACTGGGCGAACGGGTCGACAGCTCGGATGCCGTGAACCTGCCGATTCGCCTGGCCGTAGCCCTGCTCAAGGACACTCGTGGCAATATCGATATCGAACTACCAATCAGCGGCGACCTGAACAACCCAGAATTCAGCGTTATGCCGATTGTCTGGCAAACCCTGCGCAACCTGGTGCTGCGGGCAACCCAGGCGCCGTTCAAATTCATCGCCGGGCTGGTTGGCGCCAGTGACGCCGACCTCAGCCAGATCAGCTTCGCACCGGGCAGTGTCGAACTCGACACCAATGCACTACAGGCCCTCGACACCCTGGCCAACGCTTTGAACGAGCGACCCAATCTGGCACTTGAGGTTGAAGGCACCAGCGCTCAGGACAGCGATGGCCAGTACATTGCCGAGCGACGATTGGAACGTGCCTACCAGGAACTTTGGTATCAAACCCTGCAGAGCAGCGGTCAGGCCGTACCCGCCACAGCCGCCGACCTGCAGGTCGATGACAAACAGAAGCCGGTGCTGCTGGAAGCCATCTACCGCTCAGAGCTTGGACAGCAACCCCCGGAAGAATGGCAGGAGCTGAACCGGGAAGAGCGCAGCAACCAGCTGCGCGAAGCACTGCTGACCTATTGGGGCCACAGCTCACAACTGCTACGCCGCCTGGCCCAACTACGCGCCAACAGCATCAAGGATTACCTGGTAGACCGGGCCGGGCTGGACGCCGAACGTATCTATATGGTCGATGTCAGCAGCGCCACCCCTGCCACTGACGGCAGCATCGCCAGCCTCTTGCATCTGGACAGCCGCTAG
- a CDS encoding isocitrate/isopropylmalate dehydrogenase family protein has protein sequence MRLCVIPGDGIGCEVVPVAVGALMRLLPELQVIEAQAGWDCFQRSGEVVPAATLAAMRECGAGLFGAVSSPTRPVEGYRSAILTLRQQLGLAVNLRPVRSWPLVSPRAGIDMLILRENSEGLYVGRESMSGPDKAIAERHISRQASERIAGFAAQVARQRSARRITLVHKANVLPLTCGLFRDSCRQILAEQGLDHLVDERLVDVAALQLVERPDAFDILLTTNLFGDILSDLACYWSGGLGMAPSLNLGEGIALAEPVHGSAPDIAGTGQANPLAALLSAALLLRHHWALPEQAERLESAVAATLESLGSLELGRSTTLTLEREVLRRL, from the coding sequence ATGCGGCTGTGTGTAATCCCTGGTGATGGCATTGGCTGTGAAGTGGTTCCGGTCGCGGTCGGCGCTTTGATGCGTTTGTTACCCGAGCTGCAAGTTATCGAGGCGCAGGCCGGTTGGGACTGCTTTCAGCGTAGCGGTGAGGTGGTTCCGGCAGCGACCCTGGCGGCGATGCGAGAGTGCGGGGCTGGCTTGTTTGGTGCAGTGTCCTCACCGACCCGGCCGGTCGAAGGTTACCGCAGTGCGATCCTGACCTTGCGTCAGCAGTTGGGGTTGGCCGTCAATCTTCGTCCGGTCAGAAGTTGGCCGCTGGTATCACCCCGGGCGGGCATCGATATGCTGATCCTGCGGGAAAACAGTGAAGGTCTGTATGTCGGGCGCGAGTCCATGTCGGGGCCTGACAAGGCAATAGCCGAGCGACACATCAGCCGCCAGGCCAGTGAACGGATCGCCGGTTTTGCCGCGCAGGTGGCTCGTCAGCGCTCGGCGCGGCGGATAACCCTGGTTCACAAGGCCAATGTGCTGCCGTTGACTTGCGGGCTGTTCCGCGATAGTTGTCGGCAGATCCTGGCCGAGCAGGGGCTCGATCATCTTGTGGATGAGCGGCTGGTGGATGTGGCAGCGCTGCAGTTGGTCGAGCGTCCCGACGCGTTCGATATTCTGCTGACCACCAATCTGTTTGGCGACATCCTCTCCGACCTGGCCTGCTACTGGTCCGGTGGTCTGGGTATGGCGCCGTCACTGAATCTGGGGGAGGGTATCGCCCTGGCCGAACCGGTGCATGGCAGTGCCCCGGATATTGCCGGTACCGGTCAGGCCAATCCGCTGGCGGCGCTGCTCAGTGCTGCCTTGCTGTTACGCCATCACTGGGCGTTGCCGGAGCAGGCTGAACGACTGGAGAGCGCGGTGGCTGCTACGCTGGAGAGCCTTGGTAGTCTTGAGCTTGGGCGGAGCACTACGCTGACTCTGGAACGTGAGGTGTTGCGGCGGTTGTGA
- a CDS encoding DMT family transporter, producing MLSARHMAMVGLVVCALAWAGNALLARATAGLLPPIGLSFWRWTTALLLLLPFTAQGLWLHRQTLWRQRWRVAVLAALSISSYNTLLYLAAQSTTAINITLVNTGLPVAAFIWSVLLLREWPSLLTLAGTLLSFCGLLVILTSGQPANLLELAFNNGDLIMVLAVMTWGLYSVLLRRWPVAVPGLTLLAAMLLCGVPLLLPFYLWELARVGGMPLSLPALGAVAYTAVFASLLAYWAWNNGVRVLGPATASLFSYLMPVFAALLGVLLLGEHLRWFHLLGGVLTFLGLLLATWSGRRSH from the coding sequence ATGCTTTCTGCCCGGCACATGGCCATGGTAGGCCTGGTGGTCTGCGCTCTGGCCTGGGCCGGGAATGCCTTGCTGGCTCGTGCCACTGCCGGGCTGTTGCCACCGATCGGGCTGTCTTTCTGGCGCTGGACCACGGCGCTGCTGTTGCTGTTACCTTTTACTGCACAGGGGCTATGGCTGCACCGGCAAACGCTATGGCGTCAGCGCTGGCGGGTCGCAGTGCTGGCGGCGCTGAGTATCTCCTCCTACAACACGCTGCTGTATCTAGCGGCCCAGAGTACCACGGCGATCAACATCACTCTGGTCAACACCGGCTTGCCGGTAGCGGCATTCATCTGGTCAGTGCTGTTGCTGCGCGAATGGCCAAGTCTGTTGACCCTGGCCGGCACGCTGTTGTCGTTCTGTGGCCTGCTGGTGATTCTGACTTCCGGTCAGCCGGCCAATCTGCTGGAACTGGCCTTCAACAATGGCGACCTGATCATGGTGCTGGCGGTCATGACTTGGGGGCTGTACTCGGTCTTGCTGCGGCGCTGGCCGGTGGCGGTGCCAGGGTTGACGCTGTTGGCAGCTATGCTGTTGTGCGGAGTGCCGCTGCTGCTGCCGTTCTACCTGTGGGAGCTGGCGCGGGTCGGCGGCATGCCCTTGAGTTTGCCTGCTTTGGGCGCGGTGGCATATACCGCAGTGTTCGCCTCGCTGCTGGCCTACTGGGCCTGGAACAATGGAGTCCGGGTCCTGGGCCCGGCAACTGCGTCACTGTTCAGTTATCTGATGCCGGTCTTTGCTGCTCTGCTCGGGGTGCTGTTGCTGGGTGAGCATTTGCGCTGGTTCCATCTGCTGGGAGGTGTTCTGACCTTCCTCGGCTTGCTGTTGGCGACCTGGTCAGGGCGCAGGAGTCATTGA
- a CDS encoding 2-isopropylmalate synthase has product MSQDRVIIFDTTLRDGEQSPGASMTKEEKLRIAKALEKLRVDVIEAGFAIASPGDFEAVKAIADTIKDSTVCSLSRAVDADIDRAAEALAGANSGRIHTFIATSPIHMQYKLKLEPDQVVEQAVRAVKRARNLCADVEFSCEDAGRSEIDFLCRIIEAAIAAGARTINIPDTVGYAIPHQFAETIRAIIERVPNADQAVFSVHCHNDLGLAVANSLAAVTAGARQVECTINGLGERAGNASLEEIVMAIKTRHDVLGVSTGIVTENILSTSRLVSGITGFPVQPNKAIVGANAFAHESGIHQDGVLKHRETYEIMSAQSVGWHTNKLSLGKLSGRNAFRSRLEELGIQLSGEELNAAFARFKQLADRKHEIFDEDLQALVSDTLTEVVEHTRLVHLEVASRMGEVPEAYVQISVDGEEREARAQGSGPVDATFKAIEKIIGSQATLQLYSVNAITEGTDSQGEVTVRLEKAGRIVNGNGADTDIVVASAKAYINALNLMQAGAYKAHPQAADV; this is encoded by the coding sequence ATGAGTCAGGACCGTGTGATCATATTCGACACCACTCTGCGCGATGGTGAACAGAGCCCCGGCGCGTCCATGACCAAAGAAGAGAAGCTGCGTATTGCCAAGGCGCTGGAGAAGCTGCGGGTCGATGTGATTGAGGCCGGCTTCGCTATTGCCAGTCCCGGCGATTTCGAGGCGGTCAAGGCGATTGCCGATACCATCAAAGACAGCACCGTGTGCAGTCTGTCACGGGCGGTGGATGCCGATATCGATCGCGCCGCCGAGGCGCTGGCCGGGGCCAACAGTGGCCGCATTCATACCTTCATTGCCACCAGCCCGATCCATATGCAGTACAAGCTCAAGCTCGAGCCTGATCAGGTTGTCGAGCAGGCGGTGCGCGCGGTCAAGCGTGCACGCAACCTGTGCGCGGATGTGGAGTTCTCCTGCGAAGATGCCGGGCGCTCGGAAATCGACTTCCTGTGCCGGATCATCGAAGCTGCAATCGCTGCCGGCGCTCGCACCATCAACATTCCCGATACCGTTGGCTACGCCATTCCGCACCAGTTCGCCGAGACCATCCGGGCGATCATCGAGCGGGTGCCGAATGCCGATCAGGCGGTCTTTTCGGTGCACTGTCATAATGATCTGGGGCTGGCGGTGGCCAACTCGCTGGCGGCAGTGACGGCTGGTGCGCGTCAGGTCGAATGCACCATCAATGGTCTGGGCGAGCGGGCCGGCAATGCCTCGCTGGAAGAGATCGTGATGGCGATCAAGACCCGCCATGACGTATTGGGTGTCAGCACCGGGATCGTCACCGAAAATATTCTCAGTACCTCGCGCCTGGTGTCGGGCATTACCGGTTTCCCGGTCCAGCCGAACAAGGCGATTGTCGGCGCCAACGCTTTTGCCCATGAGTCCGGGATTCATCAGGACGGGGTGCTCAAGCATCGCGAAACCTACGAAATCATGAGTGCCCAGTCGGTCGGCTGGCACACTAACAAACTGTCGCTGGGTAAACTGTCCGGGCGCAACGCCTTCCGCTCGCGGCTGGAAGAGCTGGGTATTCAGCTCAGCGGTGAAGAGCTGAACGCCGCCTTTGCCCGTTTTAAGCAACTGGCTGACCGCAAGCACGAGATCTTTGACGAGGATCTGCAGGCGCTGGTCAGCGATACCTTGACCGAGGTGGTTGAACACACCCGGCTGGTGCATCTGGAGGTGGCTTCACGGATGGGCGAGGTGCCCGAGGCCTATGTCCAGATCAGTGTCGATGGCGAAGAGCGCGAGGCACGGGCCCAGGGCTCCGGGCCGGTCGATGCCACGTTCAAGGCCATCGAGAAGATCATCGGTTCGCAGGCCACCCTGCAACTGTACTCGGTCAACGCGATTACCGAAGGCACCGACTCCCAGGGTGAGGTGACCGTGCGACTGGAAAAGGCCGGACGTATCGTCAATGGCAACGGGGCCGATACCGATATCGTCGTGGCATCGGCCAAGGCCTATATCAATGCGCTGAACCTGATGCAGGCTGGGGCTTACAAAGCCCATCCGCAGGCGGCTGACGTTTGA